In the genome of Lycorma delicatula isolate Av1 chromosome 8, ASM4794821v1, whole genome shotgun sequence, one region contains:
- the LOC142329403 gene encoding protein phosphatase inhibitor 2-like — protein sequence MASTCSGTMESNRRSTVRGILKPSSSFDAHDGSHKKKKSAKWDEMNIIATLHPADKDYGFMKIDEAPTPFERTVEETSDSDALDAAALADKIRLAADEGPREMRLSGESSGSDGEEDETPEQRALRKEFEMKRKAHYNEFFAAKLAMQLMDEDDDDDDDHDADGQEGEKESEPSPNK from the exons ATGGCGAGCACCTGCAGCGGGACTATGGAGAGTAACAGGAGATCTACTGTTAGAGGAATTTTAAAACCATCATCCAGTTTTGATGCTCATGACGGTTCGCATAA AAAAAAGAAATCAGCAAAATGggatgaaatgaatataatagcAACTTTACATCCAGCTGACAAAGATTATGGATTCATGAAGATTGATGAAGCTCCTACACCATTTGAACGTACAGTAGAAGAAACAAGTGATAGTGATGCTCTAGACGCAGCTGCTTTAGCTGATAA GATAAGATTAGCAGCAGATGAAGGGCCTAGGGAAATGAGATTAAGTGGTGAATCATCTGGTAGTGATGGTGAAGAAGATGAGACACCAGAACAGAGAG ctctACGTAAAgaatttgaaatgaaaagaaaggCTCATTATAATGAATTCTTTGCCGCTAAATTAGCAATGCAGCTAATGGACGaagacgatgatgatgatgacgatcaTGATGCTGATGGTCAAGAGGGAGAGAAAGAAAGTGAACCGAGCCctaataaataa